A DNA window from Vigna angularis cultivar LongXiaoDou No.4 chromosome 1, ASM1680809v1, whole genome shotgun sequence contains the following coding sequences:
- the LOC108327229 gene encoding uncharacterized protein LOC108327229 yields MEHRALWALKFLNFDPFDTHDRRRRQILELEEMQLHAYNSSRNYKEKVKFYHDRKLVKRLFHPGQRVLLFNSRLKLFPGKLKSKWYGPFIVTNVHPHGAIELTNPSAEDPKRSWVVNGQRLKHYLGGEVERLTTVMELVDL; encoded by the coding sequence ATGGAACATCGAGCTTTGTGGGCTTTgaagttcttaaattttgatCCATTTGACACTCATGATAGGAGAAGAAGGCAAATTCTTGAGCTTGAAGAGATGCAGTTGCATGCTTATAATTCCTCTAGgaattacaaagaaaaggtaaaattttatcatgacaggaagctggTAAAGAGGCTTTTTCATCCAGGACAGCGGGTGTTATTGTTCAACTCACGCTTAAAGCTTTTTCCTGGGAAGTTGAAGTCTAAGTGGTATGGTCCATTTATAGTTACGAATGTTCATCCGCATGGAGCAATTGAGTTGACAAATCCGTCTGCTGAAGATCCAAAAAGAAGTTGGGTGGTAAATGGACAACGTCTCAAGCATTATTTGGGTGGTGAGGTTGAACGCCTTACTACAGTCATGGAGTTGGTTGATCtttga